The Pseudomonas azotoformans genome has a segment encoding these proteins:
- the dgoD gene encoding galactonate dehydratase yields the protein MKITKLTTFIVPPRWCFLKVETDQGVTGWGEPVVEGRAHTVAAAVEELSDYLIGKDPRNIEDIWTVLYRGGFYRGGAVHMSALAGIDQALWDIKGKALGVSVSDLLGGQVRDKIRVYSWIGGDRPADTARAAKEAVARGFTAVKMNGTEELQFVDSFEKVDLALANVAAVRDAVGPNVGIGVDFHGRVHKPMAKVLMKELDSYKLMFIEEPVLSENYEALKELAPLTSTPIALGERLFSRWDFKRVLSEGYVDIIQPDASHAGGITETRKIANMAEAYDVALALHCPLGPIALAACLQLDAVCYNAFIQEQSLGIHYNESNDLLDYVRDPGVFDYDQGFVKIPNGPGLGIEINEEYVIERAAIGHRWRNPIWRHADGSFAEW from the coding sequence ATGAAAATCACGAAATTGACGACCTTTATCGTCCCGCCGCGCTGGTGCTTCCTCAAGGTCGAAACCGACCAGGGTGTGACCGGCTGGGGTGAGCCCGTGGTCGAGGGCCGCGCCCACACCGTGGCAGCGGCTGTCGAAGAACTGTCCGACTACCTGATCGGCAAAGACCCCCGCAATATCGAAGACATCTGGACCGTGCTCTATCGCGGCGGCTTCTACCGCGGCGGCGCGGTGCACATGAGCGCCCTCGCCGGCATCGACCAGGCGCTGTGGGACATCAAGGGCAAGGCCCTCGGTGTGTCGGTCAGCGATCTGCTCGGCGGCCAGGTGCGTGACAAGATCCGCGTGTACTCCTGGATCGGCGGCGATCGCCCGGCCGACACCGCCCGCGCTGCCAAAGAGGCGGTGGCCCGTGGTTTCACGGCGGTGAAGATGAACGGCACCGAAGAACTGCAGTTCGTCGACAGCTTCGAAAAAGTCGACCTGGCCCTGGCCAACGTCGCCGCCGTGCGTGACGCGGTGGGCCCCAACGTCGGCATCGGCGTCGACTTCCATGGCCGGGTGCACAAGCCCATGGCCAAGGTGCTGATGAAGGAACTCGACTCGTACAAGCTGATGTTCATCGAAGAACCGGTGCTCAGCGAAAACTACGAAGCACTGAAAGAGCTGGCGCCGCTGACCAGCACGCCGATTGCCCTGGGCGAGCGCCTGTTCTCGCGTTGGGATTTCAAGCGTGTGCTCAGCGAAGGCTATGTCGACATCATCCAGCCGGATGCGTCCCATGCCGGTGGCATCACCGAAACCCGCAAGATCGCCAACATGGCCGAAGCCTACGACGTGGCCCTGGCCCTGCACTGCCCGTTGGGCCCGATTGCCCTGGCGGCGTGCCTGCAATTGGACGCGGTCTGCTACAACGCGTTTATCCAGGAGCAAAGCCTGGGCATTCACTACAACGAGAGCAATGACCTGCTCGACTACGTGCGCGATCCGGGCGTATTCGACTATGACCAGGGCTTTGTGAAGATCCCCAACGGGCCGGGCCTGGGCATCGAGATCAACGAGGAATACGTGATCGAACGCGCGGCCATCGGCCATCGCTGGCGTAACCCTATATGGCGCCACGCCGACGGCAGCTTCGCCGAGTGGTAA
- a CDS encoding MFS transporter: protein MHPESFTGQASLVTPTRKRFFIMVLLFITVVINYLDRSNLSIAAPALTSELGIDPVHVGLIFSAFGWTYAAMQIPGGWLVDRVPPRILYTAALLLWSIATVMLGFAASFIALFVLRMAVGALEAPAYPINSRVVTTWFPERERATAIGVYTSGQFVGLAFLTPVLAWLQHAFGWHMVFVATGGVGIVWAVIWYAVYREPKDFKGANAAEIDLIREGGGLVDMQEKAAKAPFSWVDLGIVLSKRKLWGIYLGQFCLNSTLWFFLTWFPTYLVKYRGMDFIKSGLLASLPFLAAFVGVLCSGIFSDWLIRRGASVGFARKLPIIGGLLISTAIIGANYVDSTAWVIAFLAVAFFGNGLASITWSLVSTLAPARLLGLTGGVFNFIGNLSAIATPIVIGFLASGDSFAPAITYIAVLALLGALSYILLVGKVERIELDESPS, encoded by the coding sequence ATGCACCCTGAATCCTTCACCGGGCAGGCTTCTTTAGTCACGCCTACCCGAAAGCGCTTCTTCATCATGGTGCTGCTGTTTATCACCGTGGTCATCAACTACCTCGACCGCAGCAACCTGTCCATCGCCGCCCCGGCCCTGACCAGTGAGTTGGGGATCGACCCGGTGCACGTCGGGCTGATTTTCTCCGCGTTCGGCTGGACCTACGCCGCCATGCAGATCCCCGGCGGCTGGCTGGTGGACCGCGTGCCGCCGCGCATCCTCTACACGGCGGCCCTGCTGTTGTGGTCCATCGCCACGGTCATGCTCGGCTTCGCCGCCAGCTTTATCGCGCTGTTCGTGTTGCGCATGGCGGTGGGCGCGTTGGAAGCGCCGGCCTACCCGATCAACAGCCGTGTGGTTACCACCTGGTTCCCCGAGCGTGAGCGCGCCACGGCGATTGGCGTTTATACCTCCGGGCAATTTGTCGGGCTGGCATTCCTCACGCCGGTACTGGCCTGGCTGCAACATGCCTTTGGCTGGCACATGGTGTTTGTCGCGACCGGTGGCGTGGGCATTGTCTGGGCGGTGATCTGGTACGCGGTGTACCGCGAACCGAAGGATTTCAAAGGCGCGAATGCCGCTGAAATCGACCTGATCCGTGAAGGTGGCGGCTTGGTGGATATGCAGGAAAAAGCCGCCAAGGCGCCGTTCAGTTGGGTCGACCTGGGCATCGTGTTGAGCAAGCGCAAACTCTGGGGGATCTACCTGGGGCAGTTCTGCCTCAACTCCACGCTGTGGTTCTTCCTGACCTGGTTCCCGACCTACCTGGTGAAATATCGCGGTATGGACTTCATCAAGTCCGGCCTGCTGGCGTCATTGCCATTCCTGGCGGCGTTTGTCGGCGTACTGTGTTCGGGGATCTTTTCCGACTGGCTGATTCGTCGCGGCGCGTCGGTGGGGTTCGCGCGCAAGTTGCCGATCATCGGCGGGCTGCTGATCTCCACGGCGATCATCGGTGCCAACTATGTGGATTCGACGGCGTGGGTGATTGCGTTCCTGGCGGTGGCGTTCTTTGGTAATGGGTTGGCGTCGATTACCTGGTCGCTGGTGTCGACCCTGGCACCGGCCCGCCTGTTGGGGCTGACCGGTGGGGTGTTCAACTTCATCGGCAACCTGTCGGCGATTGCCACGCCGATCGTGATTGGCTTTCTGGCCAGTGGCGATTCGTTTGCGCCAGCAATAACCTATATTGCGGTGCTGGCGTTGCTTGGGGCGCTCTCCTACATATTGTTGGTGGGCAAGGTCGAGCGGATCGAGTTAGATGAAAGCCCTAGTTGA
- a CDS encoding anti-virulence regulator CigR family protein, giving the protein MKMPKTVIAGLGVLVLGASALVQAAPYDQGGPDRGGPQGQHEQRGDDHRGPQDNRRGGPPQDFGPVRQIIHDNHGQFARGAPPPPNVRLVRGQPLPRGYYGERLDNRALARLPVYPGYEWRRSGPDVVLIAVGTGIVYEILDGVLN; this is encoded by the coding sequence ATGAAAATGCCCAAAACCGTGATTGCCGGCCTTGGCGTGCTGGTGCTTGGCGCCAGCGCCCTGGTGCAGGCTGCGCCTTATGACCAAGGCGGCCCTGACCGTGGCGGCCCGCAGGGCCAGCACGAACAACGCGGCGACGACCATCGCGGCCCGCAGGACAACCGTCGCGGCGGCCCGCCCCAAGACTTCGGCCCGGTCCGCCAGATCATCCACGACAACCACGGCCAGTTCGCCCGTGGCGCACCGCCACCGCCGAATGTACGCCTGGTGCGGGGCCAGCCGCTGCCGCGCGGCTATTACGGCGAACGTCTCGATAACCGGGCCCTGGCGCGCCTGCCGGTGTATCCCGGCTATGAATGGCGCCGTTCGGGGCCGGATGTGGTGTTGATCGCCGTGGGTACGGGCATCGTCTATGAGATTCTGGACGGTGTGCTCAACTAG
- the trpA gene encoding tryptophan synthase subunit alpha — protein sequence MSRLQTRFAQLKEQNRAALVTFVTAGDPGYDTSLAILKGLPAAGADVIELGMPFTDPMADGPAIQLANIRALNAKQNLVKTLQMVREFRQDNNDTPLVLMGYFNPIHKYGVPQFIADAKAAGVDGLIVVDMPPEHNGELCDPAQAAGIDFIRLTTPTTDDVRLPTVLNGSSGFVYYVSVAGVTGAGAATLEHVEEAVTRLRRHTDLPISIGFGIRTPEQAAAIARLADGVVVGSALIDHIANAKNDQQAIDGVLSLCAALSEGVRNARK from the coding sequence ATGAGCCGCCTGCAAACCCGCTTCGCCCAGCTCAAAGAACAGAATCGCGCCGCCCTGGTGACCTTCGTCACGGCCGGCGACCCTGGCTACGACACCTCGCTGGCGATCCTCAAAGGCTTGCCAGCCGCCGGCGCCGACGTGATCGAGTTGGGCATGCCCTTCACCGACCCGATGGCCGACGGCCCGGCCATTCAACTGGCCAACATCCGCGCGTTGAACGCCAAGCAGAACCTGGTGAAAACCCTGCAGATGGTCCGCGAGTTCCGCCAGGACAACAACGACACGCCGCTGGTGTTGATGGGCTACTTCAACCCGATCCACAAATACGGCGTGCCGCAGTTTATTGCCGACGCCAAGGCAGCCGGCGTGGACGGCCTGATCGTGGTCGACATGCCGCCCGAGCATAACGGCGAACTGTGTGACCCGGCCCAAGCGGCGGGTATCGACTTCATCCGCCTGACCACGCCAACCACCGATGATGTGCGCCTGCCGACGGTTCTGAATGGCAGCTCCGGCTTTGTGTACTACGTGTCGGTGGCCGGTGTGACCGGTGCTGGCGCCGCGACCCTGGAGCACGTCGAAGAAGCCGTGACCCGCCTGCGTCGCCATACCGACCTGCCGATCAGCATCGGTTTTGGTATCCGCACGCCGGAACAAGCGGCGGCCATCGCCCGCTTGGCTGATGGTGTCGTCGTAGGTTCGGCGCTGATCGACCACATCGCCAACGCCAAGAATGACCAGCAAGCCATCGACGGTGTACTGAGCCTGTGTGCGGCATTGTCGGAAGGCGTGCGTAACGCTCGTAAGTAA
- the trpB gene encoding tryptophan synthase subunit beta produces the protein MTQSQTDLRNGPDANGLFGAFGGRYVAETLMPLILDLAREYEAAKEDPAFKEELAYFQRDYVGRPSPLYFAERLTEFCGGAKIYLKREELNHTGAHKINNCIGQILLARRMGKKRIIAETGAGMHGVATATVAARFGLQCVIYMGTTDIERQQANVFRMKLLGAEVIPVVAGTGTLKDAMNEALRDWVTNVDSTFYLIGTVAGPHPYPAMVRDFQAVIGKETRDQLQAQEGRLPDSLVACIGGGSNAMGLFHPFLDDTSVEIIGVEAAGHGIETGKHAASLNGGVPGVLHGNRTFLLQDDDGQIIDAHSISAGLDYPGIGPEHAWLHDIGRVQYTSVTDDEALDAFHKCCRLEGIIPALESAHALAEVFKRAPTLPKDHLMVVNLSGRGDKDMQTVMHHMETSQQEKH, from the coding sequence ATGACTCAGTCCCAGACCGATCTACGCAACGGCCCAGACGCCAACGGCCTGTTTGGCGCGTTCGGCGGCCGTTACGTCGCTGAAACCTTAATGCCGTTGATCCTCGACCTGGCCCGCGAATACGAAGCGGCCAAGGAAGATCCTGCATTCAAAGAGGAGTTGGCCTACTTCCAACGTGACTACGTCGGTCGTCCAAGCCCGCTGTACTTCGCCGAACGCCTGACCGAATTCTGCGGCGGCGCCAAGATCTACCTCAAGCGCGAAGAGCTGAACCACACCGGCGCGCACAAGATCAACAACTGCATCGGCCAGATCCTGCTGGCACGGCGCATGGGTAAAAAACGCATCATCGCCGAGACCGGCGCCGGCATGCACGGCGTGGCCACTGCCACCGTGGCCGCGCGCTTCGGCCTGCAATGCGTGATCTATATGGGCACCACTGACATCGAGCGCCAGCAAGCCAACGTGTTCCGCATGAAGCTGCTGGGCGCCGAAGTGATCCCAGTGGTGGCTGGCACCGGCACCCTGAAAGACGCGATGAACGAAGCCCTGCGTGACTGGGTGACCAACGTCGACAGCACCTTCTACCTGATCGGCACCGTGGCCGGCCCGCACCCTTACCCTGCAATGGTGCGCGACTTCCAGGCCGTGATCGGCAAGGAAACCCGCGACCAGCTGCAAGCCCAGGAAGGCCGCCTGCCGGACAGCCTGGTGGCGTGCATCGGCGGCGGTTCCAATGCCATGGGCCTGTTCCACCCGTTCCTGGACGACACCAGCGTCGAGATCATCGGCGTTGAAGCGGCCGGCCACGGCATCGAAACCGGCAAGCACGCGGCCAGCCTCAACGGTGGCGTACCGGGCGTGCTGCACGGCAACCGCACCTTCCTGCTGCAGGACGACGACGGCCAGATCATCGACGCCCACTCGATCTCCGCTGGCCTGGATTACCCCGGCATCGGCCCGGAACACGCGTGGTTGCACGACATCGGTCGCGTCCAATACACCTCGGTGACCGACGATGAAGCCCTCGACGCCTTCCACAAATGCTGCCGCCTGGAAGGGATCATTCCAGCCCTGGAAAGCGCCCACGCCCTGGCCGAAGTGTTCAAACGCGCGCCGACCCTGCCGAAGGATCACCTGATGGTGGTCAACCTGTCCGGCCGTGGCGACAAAGACATGCAGACCGTGATGCACCACATGGAAACTTCTCAGCAGGAGAAACACTGA
- a CDS encoding LysR family transcriptional regulator has product MSRDLPPLNALRAFEATARLNSVSQAAEQLHVTHGAVSRQLKVLEEHLGISLFVKEGRGLKLTDAGVRLRDASAEAFERLRDVCAELTQASADAPFVLGCSGSLLARWLIPRLGRLNADLPDLRLHLSAGDGDLDPRRPGLDALLVFAEPPWPADMQVYELASERIGPVMSPRFAGYERLREAPAEALCGEKLLHTTSRPQAWPSWAAQHGIEPGALKHGQGFEHLYYLLEAAVAGLGVAIAPQPLVAEDLRAGRLVAPWGFSETPAHLALWLPKRAADGRAGQLAQWLKAELRREPV; this is encoded by the coding sequence ATGAGCCGAGACCTTCCGCCCCTCAACGCCCTGCGTGCCTTTGAAGCGACTGCGCGCTTGAACAGCGTCAGTCAGGCCGCCGAGCAATTGCATGTGACCCACGGTGCCGTTAGCCGCCAGTTGAAGGTGCTGGAGGAGCATTTGGGTATCAGCCTGTTCGTCAAGGAAGGTCGCGGCCTTAAACTCACAGATGCGGGCGTTCGGCTGCGGGATGCCAGCGCCGAGGCCTTCGAGCGGTTGAGGGATGTATGTGCCGAGTTAACCCAGGCCAGTGCCGACGCGCCTTTCGTGCTCGGCTGTTCGGGCAGCCTGCTGGCGCGCTGGTTGATCCCGCGCCTGGGCCGCTTGAACGCAGACTTGCCGGACCTGCGCCTGCACCTGTCGGCGGGTGATGGGGATCTGGACCCGCGCCGCCCAGGCTTGGACGCACTGTTGGTGTTCGCTGAGCCGCCATGGCCGGCGGATATGCAGGTGTATGAGCTGGCCAGTGAACGCATCGGCCCGGTGATGAGCCCGCGCTTTGCCGGCTATGAACGTTTGCGCGAGGCACCCGCCGAGGCCTTGTGTGGTGAAAAGCTGTTGCACACCACGTCACGCCCGCAAGCCTGGCCCAGTTGGGCGGCGCAGCACGGCATCGAGCCCGGCGCGTTGAAACATGGCCAGGGGTTTGAGCATTTGTATTATTTACTGGAGGCGGCAGTGGCAGGATTGGGTGTAGCCATCGCCCCGCAGCCGCTGGTGGCCGAGGACTTGCGTGCGGGTCGCCTGGTGGCGCCGTGGGGTTTCAGTGAAACCCCGGCGCACCTGGCGCTGTGGCTGCCCAAGCGCGCCGCCGATGGGCGCGCCGGGCAACTGGCGCAGTGGCTCAAGGCTGAGCTACGGCGCGAACCGGTTTAG
- a CDS encoding DUF883 family protein, which yields MANTSLRKASLESMEAEISSLLKSLESLKDDASDESRKTLKALKSNAENALKHSRHLISDAYEESKVKIRETGVATRDYAQEHPWTTAGVAVGALGLLAAYLLCKRGD from the coding sequence ATGGCCAACACTTCTTTACGCAAAGCGTCGCTGGAAAGCATGGAAGCCGAGATTTCGAGCCTGCTCAAGTCTTTGGAAAGCCTCAAGGACGATGCATCCGACGAGTCGCGCAAAACCTTGAAGGCCCTGAAAAGCAATGCCGAGAATGCCCTCAAGCACTCCCGCCACTTGATCAGCGATGCCTACGAAGAAAGCAAAGTCAAAATCCGCGAAACCGGTGTTGCAACCCGGGACTACGCACAAGAGCACCCATGGACCACAGCCGGCGTCGCCGTCGGTGCACTGGGCCTGCTCGCGGCTTATCTGCTGTGCAAACGCGGCGACTAA
- a CDS encoding dodecin codes for MSDHHTYKKVELVGSSTSSIEDAINNALAEANKSIKHLEWFEVTETRGHIKDGKAAHFQVTLKVGFRIASS; via the coding sequence ATGAGTGATCATCACACCTACAAGAAAGTTGAACTGGTGGGCTCGTCTACCTCCAGCATCGAAGACGCCATCAACAATGCGCTGGCCGAGGCCAACAAGAGCATCAAGCATCTGGAATGGTTCGAGGTGACTGAAACCCGTGGTCACATCAAGGACGGCAAGGCCGCGCACTTCCAGGTCACCCTCAAGGTGGGGTTCCGAATTGCCAGTAGTTGA
- a CDS encoding DUF1161 domain-containing protein has translation MKKFLLAVGLLSIAGTALAAGKPCEELKSEIAAKIDAKGASGYSLEVVDKGAAPSDHTVVGTCEGGTKEIAYKRG, from the coding sequence ATGAAGAAGTTCCTGTTAGCGGTAGGTTTGTTGAGCATTGCAGGCACGGCCCTGGCGGCGGGCAAGCCTTGTGAAGAGCTCAAAAGCGAAATTGCAGCGAAAATCGACGCCAAGGGCGCTTCGGGTTATTCGCTGGAAGTGGTGGATAAAGGCGCTGCGCCGAGCGATCACACAGTGGTCGGCACCTGCGAGGGTGGCACCAAGGAAATTGCCTACAAGCGCGGTTAA
- a CDS encoding LLM class flavin-dependent oxidoreductase, with protein MKSLSDVKFSTLDLVPVRANGSIAQSLRNSLDLAQHVEKFGYNRFWVAEHHNMDGIASSATSVLLGYLAGGTSTIRVGSGGVMLPNHAPLVIAEQFGTLESLYPGRIDLGLGRAPGSDQMTARALRRERSGSADEFPEDVAELMAYLGPRTPDQRIIAVPGTGTNVPVWLLGSSLFSAQLAGERGLPYAFASHFAPRLMHEAIRVYRNHFKPSAVLDKPYVMLGIPLVAADTDEQADYLATSVYQRILALMRGQSLVQRPPVKTMDGLWLPHEKDAVGSFLGLAMVGGPAKIRAKLEVLIEQTGADELIFTSDLYEHADRIHSYELLAQVMKG; from the coding sequence ATGAAATCGCTGTCCGACGTAAAATTTTCCACCCTCGACCTGGTGCCCGTACGCGCCAATGGCAGCATCGCGCAGTCGCTGCGCAATTCCCTGGACCTGGCCCAGCACGTGGAAAAATTCGGCTACAACCGTTTCTGGGTGGCCGAGCACCACAATATGGACGGTATCGCCAGTTCGGCCACTTCGGTGCTGCTGGGCTACCTGGCCGGTGGTACCTCGACCATTCGCGTCGGTTCCGGCGGCGTGATGTTGCCCAACCACGCGCCGCTGGTGATCGCCGAACAGTTCGGCACCCTGGAAAGCCTCTACCCCGGCCGTATCGACCTGGGTCTGGGCCGCGCGCCCGGCTCCGACCAGATGACCGCCCGTGCCCTGCGCCGTGAGCGCTCCGGCAGCGCGGATGAATTCCCGGAAGACGTGGCTGAGCTGATGGCCTACCTGGGCCCTCGCACTCCCGACCAACGGATCATCGCCGTGCCTGGCACCGGCACTAACGTACCGGTGTGGCTGCTCGGCTCCAGCTTGTTCAGTGCACAGCTGGCAGGCGAACGCGGTTTGCCCTACGCCTTCGCCTCGCATTTCGCACCCCGCCTGATGCATGAGGCGATTCGCGTGTACCGCAATCACTTCAAACCGTCAGCCGTGCTGGATAAACCCTACGTGATGCTCGGCATTCCCCTGGTCGCGGCAGATACCGACGAGCAAGCGGACTACCTGGCTACCTCCGTCTACCAACGCATCCTTGCGCTGATGCGCGGGCAAAGCCTGGTGCAGCGTCCACCCGTAAAAACCATGGACGGCTTGTGGTTGCCCCATGAAAAAGACGCGGTCGGCAGCTTCCTGGGCCTGGCAATGGTCGGCGGCCCGGCGAAGATCCGCGCCAAGCTGGAGGTGTTGATCGAGCAGACCGGCGCCGACGAGCTGATTTTCACCAGCGACCTGTACGAACACGCCGACCGGATTCATTCCTACGAGCTGCTGGCGCAGGTGATGAAGGGCTAA
- a CDS encoding OsmC family protein yields MSIVKKASAHWEGDLKTGLGSISTETGVLREAPYGFKARFEGGKGTNPEELIGAAHAGCFSMAFSMILGDAGLKADSIDTQAEVTLDQVDGGFAITAVHLILKAKIPGASQAQFDELSKKAKEGCPVSKVLNAKISLDATLVG; encoded by the coding sequence ATGAGTATTGTGAAAAAAGCATCCGCGCATTGGGAAGGTGACCTGAAGACAGGCCTGGGGTCCATTTCCACGGAAACCGGCGTGCTACGTGAAGCGCCCTACGGCTTCAAGGCGCGTTTCGAGGGTGGCAAGGGCACCAACCCCGAAGAACTGATCGGAGCGGCCCACGCCGGCTGTTTCTCCATGGCCTTTTCCATGATTCTCGGCGATGCCGGGCTCAAGGCCGACAGCATCGACACCCAGGCTGAAGTAACCCTGGACCAGGTCGACGGTGGTTTTGCGATCACCGCCGTGCACCTGATCCTCAAGGCCAAGATTCCGGGTGCAAGCCAGGCGCAGTTCGATGAATTGAGCAAGAAGGCCAAGGAAGGGTGCCCAGTGTCCAAGGTGCTGAATGCGAAAATCAGCCTGGATGCCACGCTGGTCGGCTAA
- a CDS encoding DUF1161 domain-containing protein: MKRFALAIICGVLATSAVAAPKDCEELRKEIEVKIQAKAIPSYTLEIITAEEAKNHDSAMIVGSCENGTKRIIYQKNND; this comes from the coding sequence ATGAAACGTTTTGCCTTGGCAATCATCTGCGGTGTATTGGCCACTTCGGCCGTGGCCGCGCCAAAAGATTGTGAAGAGCTCAGGAAAGAGATTGAAGTGAAGATCCAGGCCAAGGCGATTCCTTCGTACACCCTGGAAATCATCACCGCCGAAGAAGCCAAGAATCACGACAGTGCGATGATTGTCGGTTCGTGCGAAAACGGCACCAAGCGCATCATCTACCAGAAAAACAACGACTGA
- a CDS encoding PA0061/PA0062 family lipoprotein: MRQLLLPVAALFLGACTTTPVPPADPQQAWVDFTTPTPGSKLVMAQRLDGKNLEDGRFFQFPPGHHELMVRFDFEVPAGGGLGGLSQMMYRTCFMTLEYDHFQAGQRYVLEGRSLAFTPNIRLYDSARQLLAEERSVNCI, translated from the coding sequence ATGCGCCAGCTCTTGCTTCCCGTTGCCGCCCTGTTCCTCGGTGCCTGCACCACCACGCCCGTGCCACCGGCGGATCCACAGCAAGCGTGGGTCGACTTCACCACGCCGACACCGGGTTCCAAGCTGGTGATGGCGCAGCGCCTGGATGGCAAGAACCTGGAGGATGGGCGTTTCTTCCAATTCCCGCCCGGCCATCACGAACTGATGGTGCGCTTCGACTTTGAAGTCCCGGCCGGCGGCGGTTTGGGTGGGCTCAGCCAGATGATGTATCGCACCTGCTTCATGACCCTGGAATACGACCACTTCCAGGCCGGCCAGCGTTACGTGCTGGAAGGGCGCTCGCTGGCCTTCACGCCGAATATCCGGCTATATGACTCGGCGCGTCAGTTGCTCGCGGAGGAACGCAGCGTCAACTGCATCTGA
- a CDS encoding aminopeptidase yields the protein MVRRFLPGVMVLLLSGCSSVSYYSQLVSGQWQLLRAREPVAQVIADSSRPPLLREHLVQSQKARTFASEHLHLPDNQSYRLYADIGRPYVVWNVFATQEFSLSPETHCFPIAGCVAYRGYYNQGAARGEAALLKQRGMDVSIGGVEAYSTLGWFNDPIMNSMMSWGDERLATLIFHELAHQRFYVKDDTEFNESFANFVEQEGTRQWRAARGLPPQSLSTSKQRDQFIQLVLDTRQRLEKLYAQPLAADAMRQAKAAEFERLRSEYRQLRDSQWGGDKRYDAWINQPMNNARLLPFGLYDQWVPAFAALFAREGGDWVRFYKAVEKIGGMPIDQRKAALRQLQGDGL from the coding sequence ATGGTCAGGCGTTTTCTTCCAGGGGTGATGGTCTTGCTGCTCAGCGGCTGCTCCAGCGTGAGTTATTACAGCCAGTTGGTCAGCGGCCAATGGCAATTGCTGCGGGCCCGAGAGCCGGTGGCGCAGGTCATTGCCGATTCTTCCCGCCCGCCGCTGTTACGCGAACACCTGGTGCAATCACAAAAAGCGCGCACGTTCGCCAGTGAGCATTTGCACCTGCCTGACAACCAGAGCTACAGGTTGTATGCCGATATCGGTCGGCCCTATGTGGTCTGGAATGTGTTTGCCACGCAGGAGTTTTCCCTGTCCCCCGAAACCCATTGCTTCCCCATTGCCGGCTGTGTGGCCTATCGCGGTTACTACAACCAGGGCGCGGCGCGCGGTGAGGCGGCGTTGTTGAAACAGCGCGGCATGGATGTGTCGATCGGTGGCGTCGAGGCCTATTCCACCTTGGGTTGGTTCAACGACCCGATCATGAATTCGATGATGAGCTGGGGCGATGAGCGCCTGGCCACGTTGATTTTCCATGAGCTGGCGCACCAACGTTTCTATGTGAAGGACGACACCGAGTTCAACGAGTCGTTTGCCAATTTCGTCGAGCAAGAAGGCACGCGGCAATGGCGTGCTGCGCGGGGGTTGCCGCCGCAGAGCCTGTCGACGTCGAAGCAGCGTGACCAGTTTATCCAGCTGGTCCTCGACACCCGGCAACGCTTGGAAAAACTCTATGCCCAACCGCTGGCCGCTGATGCGATGCGTCAGGCCAAGGCGGCCGAGTTCGAGCGTTTGCGCAGCGAGTACCGGCAACTGCGCGACAGCCAGTGGGGCGGGGATAAGCGTTATGACGCGTGGATCAACCAGCCGATGAACAACGCGCGGTTGTTGCCGTTCGGGCTGTATGACCAGTGGGTGCCGGCGTTTGCGGCGTTGTTTGCACGGGAAGGTGGGGATTGGGTGAGGTTTTATAAGGCGGTGGAGAAGATCGGTGGGATGCCGATTGACCAGCGCAAAGCAGCGTTGAGGCAGTTGCAAGGTGATGGCCTTTAG
- a CDS encoding HAD family hydrolase codes for MTLHYQTVLFDLDGTLTDPREGITRSIQYALGKLGIDEPDLTKLEHFIGPPLLQAFMQFYGFDEAKAWEAVNFYRERFKVTGLYENRVFDGVMPLLEDLSGQGRQLYVATSKPWVFAREIARHFDFAKHFKVIYGSELDGTRTNKVELIAHLMSEEGLDPATTLMIGDRKHDLIGARSNGLDSAAVGYGFGSFEELNAEAPTWHFETLGEMHQAFLQRP; via the coding sequence ATGACCCTGCACTACCAAACCGTGCTGTTCGACCTGGACGGCACCCTCACTGACCCGCGCGAAGGCATTACCCGCTCGATCCAATATGCCCTCGGCAAACTGGGGATCGACGAGCCGGATCTGACCAAGCTGGAGCACTTCATCGGCCCGCCGTTGCTGCAAGCGTTCATGCAGTTCTACGGTTTTGACGAAGCCAAGGCCTGGGAGGCGGTGAATTTCTACCGCGAGCGCTTCAAGGTGACCGGCTTGTATGAGAACCGCGTGTTCGACGGCGTGATGCCGTTGCTGGAGGACTTGAGCGGCCAGGGGCGCCAACTCTACGTCGCCACCTCCAAGCCTTGGGTATTCGCCCGCGAGATCGCGCGGCACTTCGATTTCGCCAAGCACTTCAAGGTGATCTACGGCAGCGAACTGGACGGTACGCGCACCAACAAGGTCGAACTGATCGCCCACTTGATGAGCGAGGAAGGCCTGGACCCGGCCACCACCCTGATGATTGGTGACCGCAAGCATGACCTGATCGGCGCGCGCAGCAACGGGTTGGATTCGGCAGCGGTGGGGTATGGGTTTGGCAGTTTCGAAGAGCTGAATGCCGAGGCGCCGACTTGGCATTTTGAAACATTGGGTGAGATGCATCAGGCGTTCCTACAGCGGCCTTGA